The following are encoded together in the Fusarium keratoplasticum isolate Fu6.1 chromosome 1, whole genome shotgun sequence genome:
- a CDS encoding [histone H3]-trimethyl-L-lysine(9) demethylase has protein sequence MSESTSKSTDASIAVAAHPSQDAVAAPTEAKAHDAKPAKSDQSFLHSPPDSNNTAKSDASDSELSDLEDEPILSDAPQPAPASDNGDTHNDACDDIGEVLPDHWSGTVPVFKPTMHQFKDFKRFMEAVDSYGMKSGIIKIIPPEEWKDSLPKLDELVKQVKVREPIKQDIMGSNGTYRQVNIVHGRSYNLPQWRQLCDQSEHQPPARRGERRANAEKPKPRTRAAAAAAASNTADSATPKKRGRGRPAKRGARGRRMKEEPEADDDRPMTPVSPKQDAAETQEPPIQSIEKDPGVEDDEDYEPTVGRMGSRQAKAKTQTVSARRKYSRREGSAMIDEAAFKDWDYKMDISEYTPERCEELERVYWKTLTYAPPLYGADLMGTLFDESTEMWNLNKLPNLLDVLGTKVPGVNTAYLYLGMWKATFAWHLEDVDLYSINYLHFGAPKQWYSISQADARRFEAAMKNIWPADAKACDQFLRHKGFLISPQHLKSHYNITVNKCVSYPGEFVVTYPYGYHSGYNLGYNCAEAVNFALDSWLDIGKIAKKCECAQAQDSVWVNVYEIERKLRGEETEYEETEDEEDEEDDDDERSGLPTPPSGSGVKFKETDRKRKRGPGEKGGKVKKIRLRLRTKAEPPCCLCPNEVPTAELLPTDDGRKAHRTCALYLPETYIDTVDGQEIVANVAGIHKDRLDLKCLYCRSRRGACFQCSQKKCARAYHPTCAAAAGVFIEEQDVPVFGEDGTEYKEQAFGFSCRFHRTKRDKKLDGDALEADSRIQAAAAKLRKGDTCQLQYFKGEIFAGVVVETRLDEQTLLLDILPNGDRLEVEWKWLLLPDPADYRLPKASAKAIPMPTSQKDKEKLKTKRLSDNKPQKDDPFVEGYTWADFQVHPVSNRFQVKIDFSKPDQLWHYLGKTSTEAKAQYTEDPAKPRHNPKGNYLDTLPKDPKPLKTPKVVPANVPRYTYAPATSFGGPYPAVRPAAPPVSARPEKPYVYKPRKPVEANFAAAAGTFTTQRFTPTAPAPVPPQQPPAVYHHYSYTQPQGRQAPAPYPAQRFEVKTPQSFANGGHSSGPSRPPAQPQHHQWQHSAAPRPAPPARAPAPAPAPVTQQQANYGYPRPQPKPSWQVHTSIYHKYPFFQVNHNRDSTKYKTPYAAWGGFTNGYEGNLRAHIMANKDTFLHRNSPYGQQPAAPVRNPAPPQASPSTASGQNPFSKPPMSKPVAAAPPILGILPRPAIKAQYLPGAQARPQVVQPAPAVQPPQAIQPPQAVRPPQAVQHPQSVQPQSTVQPAQAAHSPNQSSKPKMAPPAKPYKIPPKESPVPLPANFLAAMNSTQSAPATGATQKSPKGSVMNKQTPVPIPQLPGIPPMASQQQPGVHQQAILDQPSRGSTRTPAGASTHQTAGSVHTSSSTCPTSAPTHKQVPAHAVQPAERTLPEPVQKQSNVLSKTGSYEPQGFPDVPGCESMEFVERLMSNLRKVSQRGTMN, from the exons ATGTCGGAGTCGACGTCCAAGTCGACCGACGCCAGCATTGCCGTCGCCGCGCATCCCTCCCAAGACGCTGTCGCTGCGCcgaccgaggccaaggctcaCGATGCAAAGCCCGCCAAGTCTGATCAGAGCTTCCTTCATTCGCCGCCCGATAGCAACAACACGGCCAAGTCGGACGCATCTGACTCGGAATTGAGCGACCTCGAAGACGAACCCATTCTGAGCGATGCGCCGCAGCCTGCGCCCGCCAGCGACAACGGCGACACCCATAACGATGCCTGCGACGATATTGGGGAGGTGCTTCCGGACCACTGGTCTGGTACTGTTCCTGTCTTTAAGCCGACCATGCACCAATTCAAAGATTTCAAGCGCTTC ATGGAAGCTGTCGACAGCTATGGTATGAAATCTGGCATTATCAAGATTATTCCTCCAGAAGAATGGAAGGACTCTCTCCCGAAGCTCGACGAATTGGTGAAACAAGTCAAAGTGCGAGAGCCGATCAAGCAGGATATCATGGGCTCCAACGGGACATATCGTCAGGTTAATATTGTTCACGGCCGGTCGTACAACCTTCCTCAATGGCGCCAGCTTTGCGATCAGAGTGAACACCAGCCTCCAGCCAGACGTGGCGAACGACGTGCCAACGCCGAAAAGCCAAAGCCACGAACCCgagcggcagcagcggcagcggcatcCAACACTGCGGATTCTGCGACTCCCAAGaagcgagggcgaggacgaccaGCCAAACGCGGAGCCAGAGGCAGACGTATGAAGGAGGAACCAGAGGCTGACGATGACCGCCCCATGACACCTGTTTCTCCTAAGCAAGATGCTGCGGAAACTCAAGAACCaccaatccaatccatcgaGAAGGACCCGggcgtcgaggatgatgaagactATGAGCCCACAGTTGGTCGCATGGGTTCCCGACAagcaaaggccaagaccCAAACAGTTTCGGCGCGGCGCAAGTACAGTCGCCGAGAAGGATCCGCCATGATTGACGAAGCTGCATTCAAGGACTGGGATTACAAGATGGATATTTCAGAATACACCCCCGAGCGCTGCGAGGAACTGGAGAGAGTATACTGGAAGACGCTTACCTATGCTCCACCTCTCTACGGCGCTGATCTGATGGGCACCCTTTTTGACGAATCGACCGAGATGTGGAACCTCAACAAGTTGCCTAACCTCTTGGACGTTCTTGGAACCAAGGTTCCAGGAGTCAACACGGCGTACCTATACCTGGGCATGTGGAAGGCGACCTTTGCTTGGCATCTGGAGGATGTTGATTTGTACAGCATCAACTACCTCCACTTTGGTGCTCCCAAACAGTGGTACAGCATTTCCCAAGCGGACGCCCGTCGTTTCGAGGCTGCGATGAAGAATATCTGGCCCGCAGACGCCAAGGCCTGTGACCAGTTCCTGAGACACAAGGGCTTCCTTATCTCGCCACAACATCTAAAGTCGCATTACAACATCACAGTCAACAAATGCGTTTCATACCCGGGCGAGTTCGTGGTCACGTACCCGTACGGATACCATTCTGGATACAACTTGGGTTACAACTGCGCCGAGGCCGTCAACTTCGCGTTAGATTCCTGGCTTGATATCggcaagattgccaagaagTGCGAGTGCGCCCAGGCGCAGGACAGCGTCTGGGTTAATGTCTACGAGATCGAGCGAAAATTGCGTGGCGAAGAGACAGAATATGAGGAaacagaagatgaagaggacgaagaggatgatgacgacgagaggTCTGGCCTGCCCACCCCACCGTCAGGTTCTGGtgtcaagttcaaggagacTGACCGAAAGCGAAAGCGTGGACCTGGTGAGAAGGgaggcaaggtcaagaagatcagACTTCGTCTCAGGACGAAAGCTGAGCCTCCTTGTTGCCTCTGTCCCAATGAAGTCCCGACAGCCGAGCTGTTGCCCACCGATGATGGCCGGAAGGCTCATCGAACGTGTGCCCTCTATCTTCCCGAGACGTACATCGACACTGTCGACGGGCAGGAGATCGTTGCCAATGTGGCAGGCATTCACAAGGATCGCCTTGATCTCAAGTGCCTTTACTGTCGATCCAGGCGCGGCGCATGCTTCCAATGCTCGCAAAAGAAGTGCGCCAGAGCCTATCACCCGACATGCGCAGCTGCAGCAGGTGTCTTTATCGAAGAGCAAGATGTTCCTGTTTTTGGGGAAGACGGCACCGAATACAAGGAGCAAGCATTTGGATTCAGCTGTCGATTCCATCGGACGAAGCGAGACAAGAAGTTGGATGGAGATGCACTGGAAGCCGATTCACGTATccaggcagcagcagctaaACTTCGAAAAGGAGACACTTGCCAGCTGCAATATTTCAAAGGGGAAATTtttgctggtgttgttgtggAAACCCGCCTCGATGAGCAAACGCTGCTTCTTGATATTCTACCAAACGG CGATCGCCTTGAGGTTGAATGGAAGTGGCTATTGCTGCCAGACCCTGCTGATTACCGTTTGCCAAAGGCATCAGCAAAGGCCATCCCAATGCCTACCTCgcagaaggacaaggagaagctgaagaCCAAGCGTCTCAGCGACAATAAGCCCCAGAAAGACGATCCGTTCGTCGAGGGCTACACTTGGGCCGATTTCCAGGTGCATCCAGTCAGCAACAGGTTCCAGGTCAAGATCGACTTCTCCAAGCCTGATCAACTCTGGCACTACCTGGGCAAGACGTCGACCGAAGCCAAAGCCCAGTACACTGAGGATCCTGCCAAACCCCGTCACAATCCGAAGGGCAACTACTTGGACACGCTTCCCAAGGACCCTAAGCCGCTCAAGACCCCGAAGGTGGTCCCGGCCAACGTGCCGCGATACACGTATGCACCAGCAACTTCATTCGGCGGCCCATACCCTGCTGTCAGACCTGCTGCCCCTCCAGTTTCCGCCCGGCCAGAGAAGCCATACGTCTACAAGCCGCGAAAGCCTGTCGAGGCCAactttgctgctgctgcaggtACCTTCACCACCCAACGATTCACCCCAACTGCTCCAGCGCCCGTTCCTCCCCAGCAACCTCCTGCCGTGTATCATCACTACTCGTACACACAGCCACAAGGCCGCcaggctccagctccatATCCTGCTCAGAGGTTTGAGGTCAAGACTCCTCAGAGTTTCGCAAATGGTGGACACTCATCTGGTCCATCTCGGCCCCCAGCgcagcctcaacaccaccagtGGCAGCATTCTGCTGCTCCCAGACCAGCACCCCCAGCTCGAGCGCCTGCACCTGCGCCTGCACCCGTGACACAGCAGCAAGCTAATTATGGATACCCGCGTCCTCAACCCAAACCATCGTGGCAAGTTCATACGTCAATCTACCACAAGTATCCGTTCTTCCAGGTCAACCACAACAG GGACTCTACCAAGTACAAGACACCCTACGCAGCATGGGGAGGCTTCACCAACGGATACGAAGGCAACCTGAGAGCTcacatcatggccaacaaggACACCTTTCTTCATCGCAACTCTCCCTATGGTCAGCAGCCGGCAGCTCCAGTTAGAAACCCAGCTCCACCGCAAGCATCTCCCAGCACTGCTAGCGGCCAGAACCCCTTTTCAAAGCCACCAATGTCCAAGCCTGTAGCCGCTGCCCCTCCGATCCTGGGGATCCTACCTCGTCCTGCTATCAAGGCCCAGTATCTGCCAGGTGCGCAGGCGCGTCCTCAAGTGGTTCAGCCTGCGCCAGCAGTCCAGCCTCCACAAGCAATCCAGCCTCCACAAGCAGTCCGACCTCCACAAGCCGTCCAGCACCCGCAATCGGTTCAGCCTCAGTCCACCGTTCAGCCTGCACAGGCTGCCCACTCACCTAACCAGAGTAGCAAACCAAAGATGGCACCTCCAGCCAAGCCGTATAAG ATACCTCCCAAGGAGTCGCCAGTGCCGTTGCCGGCGAACTTCCTGGCGGCCATGAATTCGACTCAGAGTGCTCCCGCTACTGGAGCAACCCAGAAGTCACCAAAGGGTTCAGTCATGAACAAGCAAACCCCAGTTCCGATTCCCCAGCTGCCTGGAATCCCCCCGATGGCATCTCAACAGCAGCCCGGTGTACATCAGCAAGCAATTTTGGATCAACCCTCTCGTGGATCAACAAGGACCCCGGCTGGGGCCTCTACGCACCAAACTGCGGGATCAGTTCACACTTCAAGTTCGACATGCCCAACATCTGCACCAACACACAAGCAAGTGCCCGCACATGCAGTGCAGCCTGCTGAACGCACTTTGCCGGAGCCTGTTCAAAAGCAATCGAACGTACTCTCCAAGACTGGTTCCTACGAACCTCAAGGGTTTCCAGACGTTCCAGGATGTGAATCTATGGAGTTTGTCGAACGTCTCATGAGCAACCTCCGCAAGGTCTCGCAGCGCGGCACCATGAATTAG
- a CDS encoding Zn(2)-C6 fungal-type domain-containing protein: protein MTDRNAAAMGKSVKEDPAKGDDGKAKNRDKSSNSAATGNHKTPTKKRRKVNHACVYCRRSHMTCDLERPCTRCIKRNIGHLCHDEPRDADSKKAKSVQSIQSTSVVDESDAQSDMARSSISSTMGPPPNFDATRQRGAKGFGGVLGQGSPLSIVQPGHVSGLQGNTLNNGNSNANQFAGFQDAWMTAQNHFHDMHSFHPNYMIAPEVTHEFNLLNDFLHTSLLDDGGVPSEDSQQSPAAFRRSSQSEMLPGFGNSSNSLAAGGSNPMSNNMSGGSMLPPPTNNLEGKAIPRPGSVVPADKAREYYLQAADPSGNDTPEERMARVLKAKYDAGLLKPFNYIKGYARLGTYLDSHIAPSSKQKILRTINQFRPKFREKAQALTDMELVYVEMWFEKQLMDYDRVFASMAVPACCWRRTGEIFRGNKEMAELIGVSVAQLRDGKIALHEILTEESMVRYWEEFGTIAFDPAHETLLTACSLKNPTPGSNHPIVKCCFSFMIRRDDHKLPALIVGNFLPHDPPSQ, encoded by the exons ATGACCGACCGGAACGCCGCTGCCATGGGCAAGAGCGTCAAGGAGGACCCAGCCAAGGGTGACGATGGCAAAGCCAAGAATCGCGACAAGAGCTCGAATAGCGCCGCCACAGGCAACCACAAGACTCCTACCAAGAAGAGACGCAAAGTGAACCACG CTTGCGTATATTGCCGACGATCT CACATGACATGCGATCTT GAGAGACCATGCACGAGATGTATCAAGCGCAACATCGGGCACCTCTGCCACGACGAGCCCCGCGACGCCGACTccaaaaaggccaagagcgTCCAGAGCATACAGAGCACCTCGGTCGTCGACGAGTCGGATGCCCAGTCCGACATGGCTCGaagctccatctcgagcaCCATGGGTCCACCGCCCAACTTTGATGCGACGAGGCAGAGAGGTGCCAAGGGATTTGGGGGCGTGCTGGGCCAGGGTAGCCCGCTGTCCATTGTGCAACCCGGTCATGTCTCCGGGCTGCAGGGAAATACGTTGAACAACGGCAACAGCAACGCGAATCAAT TCGCTGGCTTTCAAGATGCGTGGATGACGGCCCAGAACCACTTCCATGACATGCACAGCTTCCACCCCAACTACATGATCGCCCCCGAAGTCACCCACGAGTTCAACCTTCTCAACGACTTCCTCCACACCAGCCTGCTCGATGACGGCGGGGTGCCGTCCGAAGACTCCCAGCAGAGCCCGGCGGCATTCAGAAGGTCGAGCCAGTCGGAAATGTTGCCTGGATTcggcaacagcagcaactccCTGGCAGCTGGCGGCTCGAACCCGATGTCCAACAACATGTCGGGGGGATCGATGCTGCCACCCCCGACCAACaacctcgagggcaaggccatCCCACGGCCGGGGAGCGTCGTGCCCGCCGACAAGGCCCGTGAATACTATCTCCAGGCCGCTGATCCGTCGGGCAACGACACGCCCGAGGAGCGCATGGCACGTgtgctcaaggccaagtacGACGCCGGCCTGCTCAAGCCCTTCAACTACATCAAGGGGTACGCTCGCCTGGGTACTTACCTCGACTCTCACATCGCACCATCGTCCAAGCAGAAGATTCTGCGGACCATCAACCAGTTCCGGCCCAAGTTCCGTGAGAAGGCACAGGCCTTGACGGATATGGAGCTTGTGTACGTTGAGATGTGGTTTGAGAAGCAGCTCATGGACTACGACCGGGTCTTTGCGAGCATGGCGGTACCAGCATGCTGCTGGCGAAGGACCGGTGAGATCTTTAGAGGCAAcaaggagatggccgagttgattGGCGTGTCAGTCGCCCAGCTCAGAGAT GGCAAGATTGCGTTGCACGAGATTCTCACAGAAGAATCAATGGTTCGCTACTGGGAGGAGTTTGGCACCATCGCTTTTGATCCGGCGCACGAGACCCTCCTGACGGCCTGCTCGCTCAAGAATCCCACTCCTGGGTCAAATCACCCCATTGTGAAATGCTGCTTCTCGTTTATGATTCGACGGGATGATCACAAATT GCCAGCCTTAATTGTGGGCAACTTTTTACCCCACGACCCGCCTTCGCAATGA
- a CDS encoding Protein kinase domain-containing protein: protein MSSLGVWDSEDVKQSRVRNRDFPGGPYIRGTLLGQGGFACVYKVLRQRDGGVFAGKTSPNAVNNLRREASVLRNLNHEHIVKYIDYYEDADYPSANVLVLELCPHGNLQTLINDYTYGVPQKKTLEVMLQLSRALRYLHGQGRYHGDFKPRNVLVRSWDPVNVAMADCADVKRVININSRDKPHGTKSYWSPYVFRHNRHAGTSDDIWALGVSLLAIMSQSPRFVKKEERMYPRQCHTHAQNLLELNPDHDIVRLASRMLDWNTKARVTAAELVEVIPDMLSKVERQEYETGMAKRMELKIPEGFEPIVFW, encoded by the exons ATGTCGTCGCTGGGGGTTTGGGATAGCGAAGACGTTAAGCAGTCCAGGGTCCGGAATCGCGACTTCCCTGGCGGCCCTTACATTCGAGGGACCCTCCTAGGCCAAGGCGGCTTCGCCTGCGTTTACAAGGTTCTTCGACAACGCGATGGAGGCGTGTTTGCTGGCAAGACCTCTCCTAATGCAGTGAATAACCTCCGCAGGGAGGCTTCCGTGCTCCGAAATCTGAACCAC GAACACATCGTCAAGTACATTGACTATTACGAGGACGCAGACTATCCCTCCGCAAATGTCCTCGTGCTGGAGCTCTGCCCACATGGCAACCTGCAAACACTCATCAACGACTACACATATGGCGTGCCACAGAAGAAGACGCTGGAAGTGATGCTTCAACTCTCACGGGCTCTTCGATACCTCCACGGACAGGGTCGCTACCACGGGGACTTTAAACCACGAAATGTCCTAGTTCGGTCGTGGGATCCTGTCAATGTGGCCATGGCCGACTGCGCAGATGTCAAGCGagtcatcaacatcaacagccgCGACAAGCCACACGGGACAAAGTCGTACTGGTCGCCGTACGTCTTTCGTCACAACCGACACGCCGGGACGAGCGACGATATCTGGGCCCTGGGCGTCTCACTGCTCGCCATAATGTCGCAGTCTCCCAGATttgtcaagaaggaggagcgcATGTATCCCCGACAGTGTCACACACACGCCCAGAACCTGCTGGAGCTGAACCCGGATCACGACATTGTCCGGCTTGCGAGCCGCATGCTGGACTGGAATACCAAGGCTCGAGTGACGGCGgctgagcttgtcgaggtcatccCTGACATGCTCAGCAAGGTCGAACGACAAGAATATGAAACAGGGATGGCGAAGAGGATGGAACTCAAGATTCCAGAAGGCTTTGAGCCTATCGTTTTCTGGTAG
- a CDS encoding Xanthine dehydrogenase, which produces MAPSAVSPVRDTNPEPLATLTSKFDDTLRFYLNGTRVVLDEIDPEVTVLEYLRGIGLTGTKLGCGEGGCGACTIVVSQFNPTTKQIYHASVNACLAPLVSLDGKHVITVEGIGNTQRPHPAQERIAKSNGSQCGFCTPGIVMSLYALLRNNNSPSKDDVEEAFDGNLCRCTGYRSILDAAQTFSVDKPGVKFKKAGGTGCCMENGNGPPNGGCCMQKANLDDAPIKKFTPPGFIEYNPETELIFPPALKRHELRPLAFGNKRKRWYRPVTLDQLLQIKAAHPQAKIIGGSTETQIETKFKALHYPVSVYVGDIAELRQYSFKDDHLEVGGNVVLTDLEMICEHAIPHYGRERAQVFEAMLKQLKYFAGRQIRNVGTPAGNLVTASPISDLNPVLWAANAVLVAKSSTKETEIPVSQFFTGYRRTALAPDAIIASIRIPVTQEKGEFFRAYKQAKRKDDDIAIVTGALRVRLDDEGIVTEVNLIYGGMAAMTVAAKTAMEYLVGKRFADWDTLEGTMSALGRDFDLQFSVPGGMASYRKALAFGFFYRFYHDVLTILDGSSNHVDKEAIDEIERDLSQGQVDEHAAAAYTKEVTGQSKSHLAALKQTTGEAQYTDDIPPLKNELYACYVLSKRAHAKIISIDYADALDMPGVVDVVDKDDMPSADANKFGPPHFDEVFFAEDEVLTAGQPIALILATSPAKAQEAARAVKVEYEDLPAVLSIEDAIEADSYHKFFREIKKGDTEEAFKNCDHIFTGTVRMGGQEHFYLETNACLVVPKHEDGEMEIFASTQNANETQVFASRVCDVQSNKIVVRVKRLGGGFGGKESRSVVLSSAVALAAKKTKRPVRYMLTREEDMVISGQRHPFLGKYKVGVNKDGKIQALDCDIFNNAGWTFDLSAAVCERAMTHVDGCYSIPNVHIRGRLCKTNTMSNTAFRGFGGPQGMFIAETYMEEVADRLGMPVEQLRQINMYRNDDKTHFGQGLGDWHVPLMYKQVQDEAIYPQRRHAVAEFNKANRWRKRGLALIPTKFGISFTALFLNQAGALVHIYHDGSILVAHGGTEMGQGLHTKLTQIAAQALGVPLDNVFISETSTNTVANASATAASASSDLNGYAIFNACEQLNERLAPYRKKLGPEATMKELAHAAYFDRVNLSAQGFYKTPEIGFDWDTGKGKMFFYFTQGVAAAEVELDLLTGTWTCVRADIKMDVGQSINPAIDYGQIQGAFIQGLGLFTMEESLWLRNGPSAGHLFTRGPGTYKIPGFRDIPQTFNVSLLKDVEWKELRTIQRSRGVGEPPLFMGSSVFFAIRDALKAARAQAGVAASGQGEDDDGGLLRLESPATPERIRLACEDDIMRRARVVPQDGEKSFFVAI; this is translated from the exons ATGGCGCCGAGCGCCGTGTCTCCCGTGCGGGACACCAACCCTGAGCCCTTGGCCACTCTGACTTCCAAATTCGACGATACCCTCCGCTTCTATCTTAATGGAACAAGAGTTGTGCTAGACGAGATCGACCCAGAGGTTACAGTCCTCGAGTACCTGCGGGGAATTGGACTTACAGGGACAAAGCT TGGCTGTGGCGAAGGTGGTTGCGGGGCCTGTACCATTGTGGTCAGCCAGTTCAACCCCACGACGAAGCAGATCTACCATGCCAGCGTCAACGCCTGCTTAGCCCCTCTCGTCAGCTTGGATGGCAAGCATGTCATCACGGTTGAGGGCATCGGCAACACCCAGAGGCCCCATCCTGCCCAAGAACGGATTGCCAAGTCCAATGGTAGCCAGTGTGGTTTCTGTACCCCTGGTATTGTGATGAGCTTGTACGCGCTGTTGCGGAACAATAACTCGCCTTCGAAAGACGACGTCGAAGAGGCTTTTGACGGGAATCTGTGCCGATGTACGGGTTACAGGTCGATTCTCGATGCAGCTCAGACGTTCAGCGTGGATAAGCCTGGTGTAAAGTTTAAGAAGGCTGGAGGAACTGGATGCTGCATGGAGAACGGCAACGGTCCACCAAACGGAGGATGCTGTATGCAAAAGGCGAACCTGGACGACGCGCCGATCAAGAAGTTTACGCCCCCGGGGTTCATCGAGTACAACCCAGAAACCGAACTCATCTTCCCGCCCGCCCTCAAGAGACACGAGCTGCGACCCTTAGCCTTTGGGAAtaagaggaagagatggtaTCGGCCCGTCACTCTCGATCAGCTCCTTCAGATCAAGGCCGCTCATCCACAAGCAAAGATTATTGGTGGAAGCACAGAGACACAGATCGAGACCAAGTTCAAGGCTCTGCATTACCCCGTCTCGGTATACGTCGGTGATATTGCCGAGTTGCGGCAGTACAGCTTCAAGGATGATCACCTCGAGGTTGGCGGAAACGTCGTCTTGACTGATCTCGAGATGATATGCGAGCATGCCATCCCACACTATGGACGCGAGCGTGCCCAGGTCTTCGAGGCCATGCTTAAACAACTCAAGTACTTTGCAGGTCGTCAGATTCGAAACGTCGGCACCCCAGCTGGAAACCTGGTTACGGCCTCGCCAATCTCAGATCTGAACCCGGTGCTGTGGGCTGCCAACGCCGTGTTAGTCGCCAAGTCGTCAACAAAGGAGACGGAAATCCCCGTCTCTCAGTTCTTTACCGGATATCGAAGAACGGCTCTTGCTCCGGATGCAATCATTGCATCAATACGGATCCCCGTTACCCAGGAAAAGGGCGAGTTCTTCAGAGCATACAAGCAGGCGAAGCGGAAAGATGACGACATTGCCATTGTTACCGGCGCCCTCCGGGTGAGGCTGGATGACGAGGGTATCGTCACAGAAGTTAATCTCATTTATGGCGGCATGGCCGCGATGACCGTTGCCGCCAAAACAGCCATGGAGTATCTTGTTGGGAAACGCTTTGCGGACTGGGATACCCTTGAAGGGACCATGAGCGCCCTCGGCCGAGACTTTGATCTGCAGTTCAGTGTCCCTGGAGGAATGGCTTCATATCGAAAGGCTCTTGCTTTTGGCTTCTTTTACCGATTCTACCACGACGTCCTCACCATTCTTGACGGTAGCTCGAACCATGTCGATAAGGAGGCGATTGATGAAATCGAGAGAGACCTATCACAGGGGCAAGTTGACGAGCATGCCGCGGCCGCATATACAAAGGAAGTTACCGGACAGTCCAAATCTCATCTGGCCGCCCTGAAGCAAACGACTGGCGAAGCGCAGTATACCGACGATATCCCTCCCCTGAAAAACGAGCTTTACGCCTGTTATGTGCTCTCAAAGAGAGCCCACGCCAAgatcatctccatcgacTATGCGGATGCACTTGATATGCCTGGAGTGGTGGACGTCGTGGACAAGGATGATATGCCATCTGCGGATGCCAACAAGTTTGGTCCACCACACTTTGACGAAGTCTTCTTCGCAGAGGACGAGGTATTGACTGCAGGCCAACCGATCGCCTTGATACTAGCAACTTCACCTGCAAAGGCGCAAGAGGCAGCCAGGGCAGTTAAGGTGGAATACGAGGACCTTCCTGCGGTTCTCTCGATCGAGGACGCTATCGAAGCAGACAGCTACCACAAGTTCTTCCGTgagatcaagaagggcgaTACGGAGGAGGCCTTTAAGAATTGCGATCATATCTTTACCGGCACGGTGAGGATGGGTGGTCAGGAGCATTTCTACCTCGAGACGAATGCCTGTCTAGTCGTCCCCAAGCATGAGGATGGTGAGATGGAGATATTTGCCAGCACGCAAAACGCCAACGAGAC GCAAGTATTCGCGTCACGAGTGTGTGACGTGCAGTCAAACAAAATTGTCGTACGCGTCAAGCGATTAGGCGGTGGTTTTGGTGGAAAGGAGTCACGATCAGTGGTTCTCAGCTCTGCAGTGGCTCTCGCGGCAAAGAAGACCAAAAGGCCTGTCCGTTACATGCTGACACGAGAGGAGGACATGGTGATAAGCGGCCAACGACATCCCTTCCTGGGCAAGTACAAGGTGGGAGtcaacaaggacggcaagatccAGGCCCTGGACTGTgacatcttcaacaatgCAGGATGGACGTTTGACCTGAGTGCGGCGGTATGCGAGCGAGCCATGACGCACGTGGATGGGTGCTACAGCATCCCCAACGTGCATATCAGGGGACGTCTGTGCAAGACGAATACCATGTCCAACACAGCCTTCCGAGGCTTTGGCGGGCCTCAGGGCATGTTCATCGCCGAGACGTACatggaggaggtggcggaTCGGTTGGGCATGCCGGTCGAGCAGCTGCGGCAGATCAACATGTACCGGAACGACGACAAGACTCACTTTGGCCAGGGGCTGGGAGACTGGCATGTGCCGCTCATGTACAAGCAGGTACAAGATGAGGCCATCTACCCGCAGCGGAGACATGCTGTGGCCGAgttcaacaaggccaacagGTGGCGGAAGAGGGGCCTGGCCCTCATCCCGACAAAGTTTGGCATCTCGTTTACCGCCTTGTTTCTGAACCAGGCCGGTGCCCTCGTGCACATCTATCACGACGGCTCCATCCTGGTGGCCCACGGCGGCACCGAGATGGGGCAAGGGTTGCACACCAAGCTCACGCAGATTGCTGCACAGGCATTGGGTGTGCCGCTAGACAATGTGTTCATCTCGGAGACGTCGACCAACACGGTGGCCAACGCTTCTGCAACGGCAGCCTCGGCGTCTTCGGATCTGAATGGTTATGCCATCTTCAATGCTTGCGAGCAGCTCAATGAGCGGCTGGCGCCTTATCGAAAGAAGCTGGGCCCAGAAGCAACCATGAAGGAACTTGCCCACGCTGCTTACTTTGACCGTGTGAACCTTTCAGCCCAGGGTTTCTACAAGACGCCAGAGATTGGTTTCGACTGGGACAcgggcaagggcaagatgTTTTTCTACTTTACGCAAGGAGTTGCCGCAgctgaggttgagcttgaccTGCTGACAGGAACATGGACTTGTGTGCGGGCAGACATCAAGATGGATGTGGGACAGTCGATCAACCCGGCGATCGACTACGGTCAGATTCAGGGAGCATTTATCCAAGGACTTGGCCTCTTTACCATGGAGGAGTCGCTCTGGCTGCGGAACGGGCCGAGTGCCGGACACCTCTTCACGCGGGGACCAGGCACATACAAGATCCCCGGGTTCCGCGACATCCCCCAGACCTTCAACGTGTCGCTGCTCAAGGACGTGGAGTGGAAGGAGCTGCGGACGATACAGCGGAGCCGCGGCGTGGGGGAGCCTCCGCTCTTCATGGGCAgctccgtcttcttcgcgATCCGGGACGCGCTCAAGGCGGCTCGGGCGCAGGCCGGGGTGGCGGCCTCGGGGCaaggcgaggacgacgacggggGCCTGCTGAGGCTGGAGAGCCCGGCGACGCCCGAGAGGATCAGGCTGGCGTGTGAGGACGACATTATGCGTAGGGCGAGGGTTGTGCCCCAGGATGGGGAGAAGAGCTTCTTTGTGGCGATCTGA